The Chryseobacterium oranimense genome contains the following window.
TTAATACCAATAATTGTATTTTTTAACTGTTCAAAAGCGGCTGTTCCGGGAACTACTCTGTTTTTATCTGCTTCCTGCCTGGCAAGAATAAAGGCATCATTCAGGTTTACTCCGGAATTGAGCCTGTCCTGTAAAGCGGACTGAAATATATTTTTCCAGTTGTTATTGGAAAGATTCGTAAGATCAAGATTATCTGCCAGAGGTTTCAGGTTGTAGGAGTCTCCTGTATTTTCTATCGACACATAAGCTCTGAATGTCAATTCCTTACCAGTAAGTTCCACTTTATGGTTCTGAACGGTAGCATTCTGCAGGCGGATCTTGTTTCCCCGCTGGAAAGTTCCGTCCAGCAAGCCGTACCGATAGACGTAGGAAGTTCTCCACTGATCCCCGAAACGGTAATATAATCCGGCATCAAATTTTATATTTTTCACTTCCGGGCTTATGAGATCTTTTTCATAATAACCTGTTCTTGACACATTAAAAGTCGTTGACTTTCCATTATAATTCACTTTTACAGTGGTCCGGTTATTTCTTTCATCCCCGTATTTGTTCCAGAGATCTTCAGCAGGATTATTGTTTAAGGAAAAGTTCGGATTGGCAGTGATTAATGAATTGGGGTTCTGGTCTGTACGGTTGTCTGAGATCCAGTCTACGCCGCTGAAATAGGACCCGTTGATTTTGACCGCAAAGTTTTTATTAATAACCTTTGCAATTCTGAATGCACTTTCTCCTAAAGAAGCTATTTTGTGATTGACATTATCGACATGGTTTACGCCGCCTCTGAAATAAAGACTTACACCTTCTGAGGTAAAGGGATCTTTCGTCTGGAGACTGGCAAGACCGTTAACTGCGTTCATTCCGTAAAGAGCAGAGGCTGCTCCGGGCGTAATTTCCATAGACTGGATATCCAGCTCTGTAGGACCAATAGCATTTCCCAGCGGAACACCGAGTGTGGCAGACTGTACATCTACCCCGTCTACCAGCTGCATGAAGCGAAAGTTATTCGGAGAATTGAATCCCCTGGAATTGGGAACTTTGAGGGTAAGACTGGAGGTTAAAAGCTGTAGTCCTTTCACATTTTCCAATGTTTCGTAGAAGCTAGCGGCCGGGCTTTCGCGGATGGTTTTAATATCAATTTTTTCAATGGCAATCGGTGATTTCATAATTTTCTCAGGAACACGGGAGGCTGAAACCACAACTTCATTAATAATGGTATTCTGAGGATTCAGGTCTACTGAAATTTTATTGGAAAGTGAGAGAATTTCAGTGGTCTGTCCGGCAAACCCATCTTTAGTAATGACGATTCTGAAGGGAATCTTTACTCTTGTTCTTAATTTAAAGCTTCCATCCTGATCAGTTATGGCGGTGTCCTGAGTTTTTTCGACCTGAATCTGTACTCCGGCGATGCCTTTTTGGGTATCTGTATGCTTAATAATTCCACTGACTTCAATAAGCTGCTGAGCTTGTAAAAAGCCCGTAAAGAAAAGGAATATGAAAGGAATAAAATATATTTTCTGTTTAGAATGTTTGCGTTGTATGGATTTCACTTGTATATAATTTTAGGGTTTAAAAATGATTTATGCGTCGTCTATTAATGAACAGCACATACACATTCGTATTCCTAAAAGATTCCGGTAATGTTTTCTGGCATTTTTCTGCCTGTAAAGGAGGTCGATCATATTTTTATGGTATGGTTTGTAAATAGCGGTAAGCGAAATCTCCGAATGTTTCTTCCGGTTTTCTTTGCTCCGAATAAGTCGCGAAAAGTTTATCAAGGGTTTGCAGAATCTCTTCTTCGCCGATGTTTTCTTTAAATTTTGTATTCAGACGCATTCCCAGCCTGTCGCCACCAATGTGGAGATTATATTTGCCGTAAGCCGTTCCCACGAATCCGATTTCGGCATTGGGAGATCTTCCGCAGCCGTTGGGGCAGCCAGTCATTCTGATGGTTATATCTTCATTCTGAAGGCCGTATTTTTCAAGAACTGGTTCTATTTTAGTGACTAAAGACGGCAGATAACGCTGCGCTTCAGCCAATGCCAAAGAGCAGGTATTCAGTGCTACACACGCCACAGAGTTTTTGCGCAAAGCACTGGCATCATGCGTATATCCGGAAATTCCTGATTCTTTCAGAAGAGCCTCAATTTCAGCTTTATCATTTTCTGAAATATCAGACAGGATCAGATTTTGATTACACGTAAAACGAAAAGTCACTTTTCCGGTCTCTGCAATTTTCAAAAGACCTGATTTTAAAGGATAACCTTCTATATCCAGCACTCTTCCGTGTTCTACAAATATGGTATAAAACCATTTCCCTTCATGGTTTTGAGTCCATCCGTAACGGTCTTTTCTTTGTTCAAATTTAAATTCCCTTGCAGGTTCAAAGCTGAAACCGCATCTTTTCTCAACTTCTGCTCTGTAACCTTCGATGCCCAGTTTATCTATCGTATATTTTAATCTCGATAATTTCCGGTCACTTCTGTTTCCGAAATCGCGCTGTACGGTGATGATTTCATATACTGCTTTCAGTACTTTTTCTTCCGTATCTACAAATCCTAAAACGGATGCCAGGCGGGCGTAAGTAGATTCATTGCCGTGGGTAGCACCAAGTCCGCCGCCTGCAGCAATATTGTAGCCTACAATTTTATCATTTTCTATGATGGCAATCAGGCCAATATCATTGATAAAAACATCCACATCATTATTGGGCGGAACTGCAATTCCTATTTTCAGCTTTCTCGGCAGATATCTGTCCTGATACAAAGGATCTTCCTCTGCTTTTCTGTCTACAACCAATTCATCATCGATCCACAGGTCGTAATAGGATTTTGTTTTCGGCAGGCACATTTCACTGATCTTTCCTGCCAGTTCAAAAGCTTCCTGATGCAGGGGTGATTCGGAAGGGTTGGAAGTACAGGTAACATTCCTGTTCACATCACCGCACGCTGCAATAGAATCCAGATGCTGAAGATTGAAGCTTTGAATCGTAGGTTTTACATGCGATTTTAAAATTCCATGCAGCTGAATGGTCTGGCGGGTAGTAATTTTAATAACTCCCGTGGAGTGATCTTCGGCAATGTCATTGAGCCCAACCCATTGTTCAGGCGTCAAAAAACCTCCCGGAAGCCTTAGCCGGATCATGTAGGAATACAGCCATTCCAGTTTTTTTCTTACTCTTTCCTCGCGTCTGTCCCTGTCATCCTGCTGGTACATTCCGTGAAACTTAATGAGCGTCTGGTCATCTTCCCTGATGGCTCCGGTAAAATCGTCCAAAAGGCTTTCCTTTAAGGTTCCCCTTAGGCCGTTGCTGCCTGTTTTTATTCTTTCTACCGGGGAAAGGTTATTTTTATCTGTCATTGTTATCCATTTATAATTTAATACACATCTTTTACGTATCTCCCGCTGAGTTCCAGTTCTTCAAGATAAACCTGTGCTTCTTCCAGCGTCTGTTTTCCCTTGTTCTGAAGGATGTTTAGAATTGTTTTCTCTACATCTTTACTCATAGGCTCTTTGGCTCCGCAGATGTAAAGTGATGCTCCGCCTTCCAGCCAGTGGTATACTTCCTGGGATTTCTGCTCCAGCCTGTGCTGTACATATATTTTTTCTGCTGTATCTCTGGAAAAGGCAAGATCAAGGTGGGTAAGTGTTCCTGTTTTCAGGAAATCCTGAAGTTCTGCCTGGTAAAGAAAATCTGAGATAAAGTTCCGGTCACCGAAAAAGAGCCAGTTTCTCCCTTCTGCACCTATAGCATCCCTTTCGTAAAGGAAAGACCTGAAAGGGGCAATTCCTGTTCCCGGCCCGATCATGATGATGTCCTTATCATGGTTCGGAAGTCTGAAATGTTTGGCTTCCTGAATATAAAATTCAAGATCTTCTCCTTCATTAAAAGCTGAGAGAAAGCCACTGCACAATCCATTCTGTTTTTTATCGCTGATCAGGAATTCAGATTTGGCTACGGTAATATGAATTTCAGTATCGCCATGAGCTTCCAGTGATGATGAAATGGAATATAAACGGGGCGACTGGCCTGTTAAAATGCCGATCACCTGTTCAAATTCTTCTGCATTTTTTACGGGATAGATTCGCAACAGGTCAAGAAGGCTTAAACGTACTTCAGAAATATTCTGTCCGGTGATTTGTGCGTACTGAGCCACTGTAGATTTAAGGAGATAACTGATGTTTAAATGCTTATGCAGCAATTCTT
Protein-coding sequences here:
- a CDS encoding TonB-dependent receptor, whose protein sequence is MKSIQRKHSKQKIYFIPFIFLFFTGFLQAQQLIEVSGIIKHTDTQKGIAGVQIQVEKTQDTAITDQDGSFKLRTRVKIPFRIVITKDGFAGQTTEILSLSNKISVDLNPQNTIINEVVVSASRVPEKIMKSPIAIEKIDIKTIRESPAASFYETLENVKGLQLLTSSLTLKVPNSRGFNSPNNFRFMQLVDGVDVQSATLGVPLGNAIGPTELDIQSMEITPGAASALYGMNAVNGLASLQTKDPFTSEGVSLYFRGGVNHVDNVNHKIASLGESAFRIAKVINKNFAVKINGSYFSGVDWISDNRTDQNPNSLITANPNFSLNNNPAEDLWNKYGDERNNRTTVKVNYNGKSTTFNVSRTGYYEKDLISPEVKNIKFDAGLYYRFGDQWRTSYVYRYGLLDGTFQRGNKIRLQNATVQNHKVELTGKELTFRAYVSIENTGDSYNLKPLADNLDLTNLSNNNWKNIFQSALQDRLNSGVNLNDAFILARQEADKNRVVPGTAAFEQLKNTIIGINNWDSANSGIAGAPATGGAKLDQRSRFYQGEITYDFSRFIKIFSLLAGADYRLYSITPDGNNFVDFGRPVAERNIPLADGTFGKNVIYQKYGAFAQLTKLFFNDKLKVNLALRADRNPEFETKLNPRISLVYSPANQHNFRVSFQNGYRFPSLFEALSFVNNGNVRRVGGLSMANEGLGYLENSYTLASIDQFTSAVNKDVDGGLSQNQAALKNRNLLTAANLPKLQPEKVNSFEIGYKSALFNSKLVIDWDFYYNVYEGFLGQVEVAVPKNESIGSDNAVLAMLDRSKQDRYRVYTNSNSTYKSLGTSLGIRYNLVKNYNLNVNVSYNDLISTNTSDLFITAFNTPKWAVNLSVGNREIIKNIGFTVAARWQNSFLWESPLASGNIPAYYTIDAQATWRIPEIKANVKIGATNLLNRRYLQYAAGPEIGGLYYLAFTYDLKL
- a CDS encoding NADPH-dependent assimilatory sulfite reductase hemoprotein subunit gives rise to the protein MTDKNNLSPVERIKTGSNGLRGTLKESLLDDFTGAIREDDQTLIKFHGMYQQDDRDRREERVRKKLEWLYSYMIRLRLPGGFLTPEQWVGLNDIAEDHSTGVIKITTRQTIQLHGILKSHVKPTIQSFNLQHLDSIAACGDVNRNVTCTSNPSESPLHQEAFELAGKISEMCLPKTKSYYDLWIDDELVVDRKAEEDPLYQDRYLPRKLKIGIAVPPNNDVDVFINDIGLIAIIENDKIVGYNIAAGGGLGATHGNESTYARLASVLGFVDTEEKVLKAVYEIITVQRDFGNRSDRKLSRLKYTIDKLGIEGYRAEVEKRCGFSFEPAREFKFEQRKDRYGWTQNHEGKWFYTIFVEHGRVLDIEGYPLKSGLLKIAETGKVTFRFTCNQNLILSDISENDKAEIEALLKESGISGYTHDASALRKNSVACVALNTCSLALAEAQRYLPSLVTKIEPVLEKYGLQNEDITIRMTGCPNGCGRSPNAEIGFVGTAYGKYNLHIGGDRLGMRLNTKFKENIGEEEILQTLDKLFATYSEQRKPEETFGDFAYRYLQTIP